In Zingiber officinale cultivar Zhangliang chromosome 3B, Zo_v1.1, whole genome shotgun sequence, a single window of DNA contains:
- the LOC122056471 gene encoding tubulin beta-7 chain-like, which yields MREILHVQAGQCGNQIGGKFWEVVSDEHGIDPKGNYVGQSRLQLERVNVYYNEASGGRYVPRAVLMDLEPGTMDALRTGPYGQLFRPDNFVFGQNGAGNNWAKGHYTEGAELIDAVLDVVRKEAENCDCLQGFQICHSLGGGTGSGMGTLLISKIREEYPDRMMLTFSVFPSPKVSDTVVEPYNATLSVHQLVENADECMVLDNEALYDICFRTLKLTNPSFGDLNHLISTTMSGVTCCLRFPGQLNSDLRKLAVNLIPFPRLHFFMVGFTPLTSRGSQQYRALTIPELTQQMWDSKNMMCAADPRHGRYLTASAMYRGKMSTKEVDEQMIAVQNKNSSYFVEWIPNNVKSSVCDIPPTGLSMSATFMGNSTSIQEMFRRVSEQFTVMFRRKAFLHWYTGEGMDEMEFTEAESNMNDLVSEYQQYQDAVADAEEEEEAYAEEDN from the exons ATGAGAGAGATACTGCACGTGCAAGCAGGGCAGTGCGGGAACCAGATCGGGGGCAAGTTCTGGGAGGTGGTGTCGGACGAACACGGCATCGATCCCAAGGGCAACTACGTGGGGCAGTCGCGGTTGCAACTGGAGCGGGTGAATGTGTACTACAACGAGGCGAGCGGGGGGCGGTACGTGCCGCGAGCGGTGCTCATGGACCTGGAGCCCGGCACCATGGACGCCCTCCGCACCGGCCCCTACGGCCAGCTCTTCCGCCCCGACAACTTCGTCTTCGGCCAGAACGGCGCCGGCAACAATTGGGCCAAGGGGCACTACACTGAGGGCGCCGAGCTGATCGACGCCGTCCTCGACGTCGTGCGCAAGGAGGCCGAGAACTGCGATTGCCTTCAAG GGTTTCAAATCTGCCACTCTCTGGGAGGCGGCACAGGGTCGGGCATGGGGACGCTTCTGATTTCCAAAATAAGGGAGGAGTACCCGGACCGAATGATGCTGACCTTCTCGGTGTTCCCCTCGCCCAAGGTCTCCGACACGGTGGTGGAGCCGTACAACGCGACGCTGTCGGTGCACCAGCTGGTGGAGAACGCCGATGAGTGCATGGTGCTCGACAACGAGGCCCTCTACGATATCTGCTTCCGCACCCTCAAGCTCACCAATCCAAGCT TTGGTGATTTGAACCATCTGATATCGACGACGATGAGCGGAGTGACGTGCTGCCTGCGGTTCCCGGGGCAGCTGAACTCCGACCTGCGGAAGCTGGCGGTGAACTTGATCCCGTTCCCGAGGCTCCACTTCTTCATGGTGGGATTCACCCCGCTGACGTCACGCGGGTCGCAGCAGTACCGCGCGCTGACCATCCCGGAGTTGACGCAGCAGATGTGGGACTCCAAGAACATGATGTGCGCTGCCGACCCGCGGCACGGCCGCTACCTGACGGCGTCCGCCATGTACCGCGGGAAGATGAGCACCAAGGAGGTGGACGAGCAGATGATCGCTGTGCAGAACAAGAACTCGTCCTACTTCGTGGAGTGGATCCCGAACAACGTGAAGTCGAGCGTGTGCGACATCCCGCCCACTGGGCTCTCCATGTCGGCTACCTTCATGGGCAACTCCACGTCCATCCAGGAGATGTTCAGGCGCGTGTCGGAGCAGTTTACCGTCATGTTCCGTCGCAAGGCTTTCTTGCACTGGTACACCGGCGAGGGTATGGATGAGATGGAGTTCACCGAGGCGGAGAGCAACATGAACGACCTCGTGTCGGAGTACCAACAGTACCAAGACGCCGTTGCCGacgcagaggaagaagaagaagcctacGCGGAAGAAGACAACTAA